The genome window CACCCTTATTCTGGACAAACGCGCCCACACCAGCACCATGGCCGGCGTGCGTCACAGTGGAGCCGCCTTTCACACCTTCCGGCACAACCGCATGTCGCATCTGGAAAAACTGCTCCAGATACACCCGGCCAGCGCGGTCCTGACCGAGTCCCTGTTCAGCATGGACGGCGACAGCCCGGACTTCGAAGTCCTCAAAAAACTCAAGCGTCGCTTTAACTTTATTTCCATCGTCGACGAGGCCCACGCCGTGGGCGTGCTTGGACCCGGTGGGCGCGGCCTGTCCCATGGCGTGGCCGACATCGTCGTCGGCACCTTCGGCAAGGCATTTGGCCTGTTCGGGGCCTTTCTCCTCCTGCCGCGTGTCGTGCGCGAGTATCTCATCAATTTCGGTCAGGGATTCATCTATACCACGGCCCTGCCGCCCTGGTTCGGAGACATGGCCGCGTATATGCTGACTCGCGTGAGCACGGCCGACGACCGCCGCGCCCACCTGGCAGCCATGTCCGAACAGGCCCGCGCACGCCTGACCGAAGCCGGGTTCG of Deltaproteobacteria bacterium contains these proteins:
- a CDS encoding aminotransferase class I/II-fold pyridoxal phosphate-dependent enzyme, with translation TLILDKRAHTSTMAGVRHSGAAFHTFRHNRMSHLEKLLQIHPASAVLTESLFSMDGDSPDFEVLKKLKRRFNFISIVDEAHAVGVLGPGGRGLSHGVADIVVGTFGKAFGLFGAFLLLPRVVREYLINFGQGFIYTTALPPWFGDMAAYMLTRVSTADDRRAHLAAMSEQARARLTEAGFDMAGSAHILAVRVGDENRCQHLAQALRDAGILVFAARYPTVPLGRAILRVCLTRDHTLEHITRLRDALVQANRSIS